A stretch of Cicer arietinum cultivar CDC Frontier isolate Library 1 chromosome 5, Cicar.CDCFrontier_v2.0, whole genome shotgun sequence DNA encodes these proteins:
- the LOC101495134 gene encoding uncharacterized protein gives MEVANTRNQNSKRKFDETVSQSNGFNNSNNNVDLSLLEAIEKSQNTIEVVDLRTLKKLVLSFERRLKENIEARLKYPNQPDRFADSELELHEELHKLKVLAGAPELYPDLVNLNVVSSIVDLLNHDNTDIAIDVVQLLQDLTDEDVLDENDEPARVLVEALVDNSALELLVQNLHRLSESDPDENAAVYNTLATIENMVEVKPAVAELVCERTKLLKWLLGKIKVREFDSNKQYASEILAILLQSSTANQKKLGQMNGVDVVLQAVAMYKSKDPKSSDEEEMVENLFDCLCCLLMPLENKERFVKAEGVELMIIIMKQKKLAYASAIRALDFAMTNYPPACERFVDVLGLKTAFAAFMGKVPISKKNKKERYQEELEERVVSLIASLFGGILRGSRRDRLLSKFVENECEKIDRLMELYIRYSDRVKVETERLSKIEFDDLEMDEDEKYNRKLESGLYTLQLVAVILGHIWCSEHSQMRGRIELLLKQNKLSKKHVKDILQEYHDNIGDLDGPEEKERAQTKIQKFLMAL, from the exons ATGGAAGTAGCCAACACCCGAAACCAAAACTCCAAACGCAAGTTCGACGAAACCGTTTCACAATCCAACGGTTTCAACAACAGCAATAACAACGTCGATCTTTCCCTTCTCGAAGCAATCGAGAAATCACAAAACACCATAGAAGTAGTAGACCTTCGAACCCTAAAAAAACTTGTTCTCTCCTTCGAACGCAGATTGAAGGAAAACATCGAAGCACGTCTCAAATACCCTAACCAGCCCGATCGTTTCGCCGATTCCGAATTGGAACTCCACGAAGAGCTTCACAAACTCAAAGTCCTCGCCGGAGCACCGGAACTTTACCCTGACCTTGTTAATCTCAACGTCGTTTCATCAATTGTCGATTTGCTCAACCATGATAACACCGATATCGCCATAGACGTTGTTCAGCTTCTTCAAGACCTAACCGATGAAGATGTACTTGACGAAAACGATGAACCTGCTAGGGTTCTTGTTGAAGCTTTAGTTGATAATAGTGCGTTGGAGCTTCTAGTACAGAATCTTCACCGTTTGTCGGAATCTGATCCCGACGAAAATGCTGCTGTTTACAATACGCTTGCTACAATTGAGAATATGGTCGAGGTGAAACCTGCGGTGGCGGAATTGGTCTGCGAGAGAACGAAGCTGTTGAAGTGGTTGTTGGGGAAGATTAAGGTGAGAGAATTTGATAGCAACAAGCAATATGCGTCAGAGATTTTGGCGATTTTGCTGCAGAGTAGTACCGCAAATCAGAAGAAATTGGGGCAGATGAATGGGGTGGATGTTGTGCTTCAAGCGGTGGCAATGTATAAGTCGAAGGATCCTAAGAGTTCTGACGAGGAAGAGATGGTGGAGAATTTGTTTGATTGTTTGTGTTGTTTGTTGATGCCTTTGGAGAATAAGGAAAGGTTTGTGAAAGCTGAAGGGGTTGAGTTGATGATAATTATTATGAAACAGAAGAAATTGGCTTATGCTTCTGCTATTAGGGCGCTTGATTTTGCAATGACCAATTACCCTCCTGCTTGTGAACGATTTGTTGATGTTTTGGGATTGAAGACAGCTTTTGCAGCTTTTATGGGTAAG GTTCCAATCAGTAAGAAGAACAAGAAAGAACGGTACCAAGAGGAGTTAGAGGAGCGCGTTGTGTCGCTGATTGCTTCATTATTTG GTGGAATCTTGAGGGGCTCTAGGAGAGACAGATTATTAAGTAAGTTTGTTGAAAACGAGTGTGAGAAGATAGATAGGCTAATGGAACTATACATCAG ATATTCAGATAGAGTCAAAGTTGAAACTGAACGGTTGAGTAAAattgagtttgatgacttggaG ATGGATGAAGATGAAAAGTACAATCGTAAACTAGAATCTGGACTTTATACTCTTCAG TTGGTTGCTGTCATTTTGGGTCATATTTGGTGCTCTGA ACATTCACAAATGAGAGGAAGAATTGAACTACTTCTCAAACAGAACAAACTTAGTAAAAAGCATGTCAAGGATATACTTCAG GAATATCATGACAATATTGGTGATCTTGATGGACCAGAAGAGAAGGAGCGGGCACAAACAAAGATTCAGAAGTTCTTAATGGCGTTATAA
- the LOC101496659 gene encoding LOW QUALITY PROTEIN: uncharacterized protein (The sequence of the model RefSeq protein was modified relative to this genomic sequence to represent the inferred CDS: inserted 2 bases in 1 codon), translating into MERSIFNAKREDLDLASLVQIVFSWTFNDVRNENLCKHKVQKIPLTFMSVTDYMSSFIPSLIEETHSDLSSSLNSVHRAPFCQILIAEPERSKSFIPSNFLLYQISVNRTNNDTRDVGTYEPEVGDLIALTDMKPKTVEDLNRPRRYYHIAYVYGSKKSTDKISIISSKCIDMEISSSSYMSNNGPKLYAIYLLNLTTNIRVWKALNSELEGANMNMMKKVLRADSNDGENCQLCISGEDHIAACSRAENIIQSQNLNESQKDAVLSCVSMRECHHSDTVKLIWGPPGTGKTKTVASLLFSLLKFKTRTLTCTPTNTAVLEVASRLQNLVKKSLEHDTNTYGFGDIVIFGNRSRMKVDCYRCLEDIFLDYRANNLLRCFSPSTGWKHYLESMIMLLDDPSKQYSLYKLGVEQDLMSLEQFAGQKGNDVELSYSSYKQHEKNGDPMSLEQFVKXSHLSYKENKKNSVMTLEQFVKQRFSCIVEELKVCMRTLHTHLPTSLIPFEEMKKIPIALDLLTSLESSLSKANLKQTLNADGEIIFDCLGMLNIKRKECLCLLRSLLEKILLPNITDKYGIEKFCLINASLIFCTASSSTRLFVEGMTPIQFLVIDEAAQLKECESVIPLQLPGLHHAILIGDERQLPAVVKSKVTEEAEYGRSLFERLALLGYKKHLLNTQYRMHPSISLFPNKEFYEEQLVDAPIVREMGYNRCFLEGKMYTSYSFINIAKGKEQRGRGHSSKNIVEAAAISKIIGSLEEEFLRTRKKVSIGIISPYTAQVYEIQEKIKLINSISDPNFSVSVRSIDGFQGSEEDIIIISTVRSNEDAKVGFLYNKQRANVALTRARYCLWILGNETTLENSNTIWKELVLDAKERGCFHNADEDKKLAEAIEDALLEIELLDDSESSFKKLSLQDRSKTFATTSRGSLYTRGSSRGRPWKLRL; encoded by the exons ATGGAGAGGAGTATTTTTAATGCCAAGAGGGAGGATCTTGATCTTGCAAGTTTGGTACAAATTGTTTTCTCGTGGACTTTTAACGATGTTCGCAACGAAAACTTATGCAAACACAag GTGCAGAAGATACCATTGACATTCATGTCAGTAACAGATTACATGAGCTCCTTCATTCCTTCATTGATTGAGGAAACTCACAGTGATCTATCTTCGAGCTTAAACAGCGTGCACCGTGCTCCTTTTTGTCAGATATTGATAGCTGAACCTGAAAGATCCAAAAGCTTTATACCCTCCAATTTCTTGCTCTATCAAATTTCAGTGAACAGAACTAATAATGATACAAGAGATGTTGGAACATATGAACCAGAGGTTGGAGATCTCATTGCCTTGACAGACATGAAACCAAAAACTGTGGAAGACTTAAACAGGCCTAGAAGATACTATCACATTGCTTATGTTTATGGTTCCAAAAAAAGTACTGACAAGATCTCAATTATCTCTTCCAAATGCATTGACATGGAGATTAGTTCATCATCTTACATGAGCAACAATGGACCAAAGCTTTATGCTATCTATCTTTTGAACCTGACAACAAATATTCGTGTTTGGAAAGCCTTAAACTCTGAGCTAGAGGGTGCAAACATGAACATGATGAAAAAGGTGCTGCGAGCCGATTCAAAT GATGGAGAAAACTGTCAACTATGCATTTCGGGAGAAGACCATATTGCAGCTTGTTCTAGAGCAGAAAACATAATCCAGTCTCAGAATCTAAATGAATCCCAAAAAGATGCAGTTTTAAGTTGTGTTTCCATGAGGGAATGTCATCACAGTGACACTGTTAAACTTATTTGGGGTCCACCAGGAACTGGCAAAACAAAGACAGTGGCTTCCTTGTTATTTTCCTTGCTCAAGTTTAAAACCAGAACATTAACATGCACTCCAACAAATACTGCAGTGTTGGAAGTGGCTTCTCGCCTGCAGAATTTAGTTAAAAAGTCACTTGAGCATGATACCAATACATATGGCTTTGGTGATATAGTGATATTCGGCAACAGATCTCGAATGAAAGTAGACTGTTATCGGTGCCTTGAGGATATCTTTCTTGATTATCGTGCAAATAATCTTTTGAGGTGTTTTTCTCCATCCACTGGATGGAAACATTACTTAGAATCAATGATCATGTTGCTTGATGACCCCTCAAAGCAATATAGTTTGTATAAGCTTGGTGTAGAACAAGATCTTATGTCATTAGAACAATTTGCAGGGCAAAAAGGCAATGATGTAGAACTTTCATATAGTTCATACAAGCAACATGAAAAGAATGGTGATCCAATGTCGTTAGAGCAATTTGTGAA ATCTCACCTTTCATataaggaaaataaaaagaatagtGTCATGACATTGGAGCAATTTGTTAAGCAGAGATTCAGTTGCATTGTAGAGGAGCTCAAGGTATGTATGCGAACCTTGCATACACACCTACCAACATCTTTAATTCCATTTGAGGAGATGAAGAAAATTCCTATAGCTCTTGATTTGCTAACATCTCTTGAAAGCTCCTTGAGTAAAGCCAATTTGAAACAAACTCTCAATGCAGatggagaaataatttttgattgCCTTGGAATGTTaaacatcaaaagaaaagaGTGTCTTTGCTTACTAAGATCACTTCTTGAGAAAATTTTACTTCCAAACATTACTGacaaatatggaatagaaaaaTTTTGCTTGATAAATGCAAGCCTGATTTTCTGTACTGCATCAAGTTCTACTAGACTTTTCGTTGAAGGAATGACACCAATACAATTTCTAGTTATTGATGAAGCAGCCCAACTAAAAGAATGTGAATCAGTCATTCCATTGCAGCTGCCAGGTCTCCACCATGCTATCCTCATTGGTGATGAGAGACAACTTCCTGCGGTGGTCAAAAGCAAG GTTACTGAAGAGGCTGAATATGGAAGAAGTTTGTTTGAGAGGCTGGCATTATTGGGATACAAGAAGCATCTTCTTAATACTCAGTATAGAATGCATCCATCCATTAGTTTATTCCCAAATAAAGAATTCTATGAGGAGCAACTTGTTGATGCCCCCATTGTTAGAGAAATGGGCTATAATAGGTGTTTCCTTGAAGGAAAAATGTACACTTCATATTCTTTTATAAACATAGCTAAGGGTAAAGAGCAAAGAGGCCGTGGACACAGTTCAAAGAATATAGTTGAGGCTGCTGCTATCTCTAAGATCATTGGAAGCCTTGAAGAAG AATTTTTGAGGACAAGGAAGAAAGTTAGCATAGGAATCATATCTCCATATACTGCTCAGGTGTACGAAATCCAAGAAAAAATAAAGCTAATCAATTCTATTTCTGATCCTAATTTCTCTGTTAGTGTTCGTTCTATTGATGGCTTTCAAGGTAGTGAagaagatataataataatctcCACTGTGAGATCTAACGAGGATGCAAAAGTGGGTTTTCTTTACAATAAGCAAAGAGCAAACGTTGCATTGACTCGGGCTAG ATATTGCCTTTGGATACTAGGGAATGAAACAACTTTAGAAAATAGCAACACTATATGGAAAGAACTAGTTCTTGACGCTAAGGAAAGAGGGTGTTTCCATAATGCCGATGAGGACAAGAAATTGGCTGAGGCTATTGAGGATGCCTTGCTTGAGATTGAACTCCTTGACGACTCAGAATCATCATTTAAGAAACTTAGTCTACAAGACAGATCAAAGACATTTGCTACCACGTCCAG AGGTTCGCTGTACACCAGAGGTTCATCCAGAGGCAGGCCATGGAAACTAAGGTTGTAA
- the LOC113786689 gene encoding uncharacterized protein: MKPNSELKTTWLYGNRKRMKIDSRDDLLDIFLDYRANILSKCSAPLSGWKHHLELMVLPLDNIGNGETLMNSGSIWEVLVLDAIARGCFHSADEDERLSHVIAIAIIELGQVGDLLNMNYLLFRKARWKVCFNQSFRFSMTRINSTEDCKK, from the exons ATGAAACCCAATTCGGAACTCAAAACGACTTGGTTATATGGTAACAGAAAGCGGATGAAGATTGACAGTCGTGATGATCTTTTGGATATATTTCTTGATTACCGTGCAAATATTCTTTCCAAATGCTCTGCACCTTTGTCTGGTTGGAAACATCATTTAGAACTCATG GTATTGCCTCTGGATAATATAGGTAATGGTGAAACTCTAATGAATAGTGGCTCCATTTGGGAGGTATTAGTCCTAGATGCTATAGCTCGAGGGTGTTTTCATAGTGCTGATGAGGATGAGAGGTTGTCTCATGTTATTGCAATTGCCATTATTGAGCTTGGTCAAGTCGGTGATCTACTGAATATGAATTATCTGCTCTTTAGAAAAGCAAGATGGAAG gTTTGCTTCAATCAAAGTTTTCGGTTCTCTATGACAAGAATCAATAGCACTGAGGATTGCAAGAAA